In Ferroplasma sp., a single window of DNA contains:
- a CDS encoding polyprenol monophosphomannose synthase codes for MISSASVVIPALNEKDNLNRLIPALKHGNVSSIYVIDDSSSDGTEELKKKYPDVHFLIRSGRLGLISAEIDGMRLTDTDYVVVMDADLSHRPEDVPGMIEQAIKTSSDLVIGSRYMESGITNDEFIRQVISKIANMLFRISFDVDLHDCTSGFRVYSRRACNYLGKQIDIENGYVGQVDIVSRLRHEGFKITEYPVVFVKRTEGKSKLKMREIVNFFLFVVYNKKMFRFLMSLAGLVIVMVIISYLIIRFI; via the coding sequence ATGATATCCAGTGCATCAGTTGTAATACCTGCTCTTAACGAAAAAGATAACCTGAACAGACTTATTCCAGCACTTAAGCATGGTAATGTTAGTTCAATATATGTCATAGATGATAGTTCCTCTGACGGTACAGAGGAATTGAAGAAGAAATACCCCGATGTGCATTTTCTGATCCGTAGCGGGCGGCTCGGGCTTATAAGTGCAGAAATAGATGGAATGAGGCTGACCGATACAGACTATGTTGTTGTCATGGATGCAGATCTTTCACACAGGCCTGAGGATGTACCGGGAATGATTGAACAGGCAATTAAGACATCATCCGACCTTGTAATTGGGTCAAGATATATGGAAAGCGGGATTACCAACGATGAATTCATCAGGCAGGTAATCAGCAAAATCGCCAATATGCTTTTCAGGATATCATTTGATGTGGATCTGCATGATTGCACCTCAGGCTTCAGGGTATATAGCAGAAGGGCATGCAATTATCTCGGGAAACAGATAGATATTGAAAATGGCTATGTTGGGCAGGTAGATATAGTGAGCAGGTTGCGGCATGAAGGCTTCAAAATTACCGAATACCCGGTTGTTTTTGTGAAAAGAACAGAGGGAAAATCAAAATTGAAGATGCGTGAAATAGTGAATTTCTTCCTTTTCGTTGTATATAATAAAAAGATGTTCAGATTCCTTATGAGCCTTGCCGGCCTGGTAATTGTCATGGTAATTATTTCATACCTGATTATCCGTTTTATCTAA
- a CDS encoding FAD-dependent oxidoreductase yields the protein MNIVVIGGGAAGMSAASKARRMDKNAKITVLEKTGYVSYAECGMPYYLSGYFDNFKDLLHYPVTEFTEHRDINVLTGISVTAIDTAKKYVEAGGKIYNYDKLVLATGASPRIPEEFRGMGISLRNMESAIAIKDKLPGVENITVIGAGVLGTELFSLLSRKYRVKLISKHEYLLPYLDPDMGEILNKIAIGNNSNIEYNSVPESISESAGKYIVKTTMDSFTTDYIIFATGIKPSVELAEKAGIELTGNGLIKVNEYLQTSDDDIYAGGDNVATRDPVTGSYGYYPLAQVANKMGRTIGINLFGNRRIFPGALGTTIINVFGYQVGYTGINSNAAGMSGIESDSVLIKAKDKSNYLHGSDVYVKIVYEKKSGKLVGAQIIGMENSAWRLNVLANAISGHMTLYDLLYSDLGYEPEYGPVWDPIIIAASLGLDKTDNQV from the coding sequence ATGAATATAGTAGTAATAGGAGGCGGCGCAGCCGGTATGTCAGCAGCCTCAAAGGCCAGGCGTATGGATAAGAATGCAAAAATAACAGTGCTTGAAAAAACAGGCTATGTTTCATATGCAGAATGTGGCATGCCATATTACCTATCAGGTTACTTTGATAATTTTAAGGATCTGCTTCATTATCCGGTAACGGAATTCACGGAGCACAGGGATATAAATGTACTTACGGGAATATCTGTAACTGCAATAGATACAGCCAAAAAATATGTTGAGGCTGGTGGCAAAATATATAATTATGATAAGCTCGTGCTTGCAACTGGCGCATCACCGAGAATACCTGAAGAATTCAGGGGAATGGGTATATCACTGAGGAATATGGAAAGCGCTATTGCCATAAAGGATAAGCTGCCAGGTGTAGAGAACATTACAGTTATTGGGGCAGGTGTTCTTGGCACTGAATTATTCTCACTGCTTTCAAGGAAGTACAGGGTTAAATTGATATCGAAGCATGAATACCTGCTTCCATATCTTGACCCTGACATGGGAGAGATTTTAAATAAAATTGCAATAGGAAACAATAGCAATATTGAATACAATTCTGTACCGGAATCCATATCAGAATCAGCAGGCAAATACATAGTTAAAACTACCATGGACTCATTCACCACAGATTATATTATCTTTGCCACAGGAATTAAGCCCTCAGTAGAACTGGCAGAAAAGGCCGGAATAGAATTGACAGGTAATGGACTGATAAAGGTAAACGAGTATTTACAGACATCTGATGACGATATATATGCAGGTGGGGACAATGTGGCAACCCGGGACCCAGTTACAGGCAGTTACGGATACTATCCGCTCGCACAGGTAGCCAACAAAATGGGAAGAACAATAGGAATAAATTTGTTCGGAAACAGGAGAATATTTCCCGGGGCTCTCGGTACAACCATTATAAATGTCTTTGGATACCAGGTGGGATATACCGGCATCAATAGCAACGCAGCCGGCATGTCAGGAATTGAGAGTGACAGCGTGCTCATAAAGGCAAAGGATAAATCTAATTACCTTCATGGTTCAGATGTATATGTAAAGATTGTGTATGAAAAGAAATCAGGGAAGCTTGTGGGAGCCCAGATAATAGGAATGGAAAACTCAGCATGGAGATTAAATGTTCTTGCAAACGCAATTTCCGGGCATATGACACTTTATGACCTTTTATACAGTGATCTTGGTTATGAGCCAGAATACGGGCCTGTCTGGGACCCTATTATCATAGCGGCAAGTCTGGGATTAGATAAAACGGATAATCAGGTATGA
- a CDS encoding alpha/beta hydrolase-fold protein, with protein MYTIKEEELAIDALKNNPPGDPYVRKIITLENNVNNRTPVFIGLPGFFGSGNSFLNKNYTNLDFMDVLTRLQNDFSFIIVLPDTMTKFGGNQFVDSSAVGDYETYITRDLTKHIKSKYGSRDIFLFGKSSGGFGSISLVLDRPDLYAGFIDISGDSYFSYCYMPDFSTAYMEIRESGIDGFIDSYRKSYTHTQNQITAYNVIAMAAFYSPENTTIRLPFSIETGELNHEIWERWLKFDPVNRLVNEIDRLKGKKIILQTGNHDEFRINIGMNIIHNKLEKSNMEHVYKEYPAGHFNTNYFYLDSFPEILKNYK; from the coding sequence ATGTATACAATAAAAGAGGAAGAACTGGCAATTGATGCCTTAAAAAACAATCCGCCTGGAGACCCATATGTTAGAAAGATAATAACTTTGGAAAATAATGTTAATAACCGTACACCGGTTTTTATAGGACTCCCAGGATTCTTCGGTTCAGGGAACAGTTTCCTCAATAAAAATTATACCAATCTGGATTTTATGGATGTATTGACCAGATTGCAAAATGATTTTAGCTTTATAATAGTTCTTCCTGATACCATGACTAAGTTCGGTGGAAACCAGTTTGTTGATTCCAGTGCAGTTGGGGACTATGAAACATACATTACCAGGGATCTTACGAAACATATAAAATCAAAATATGGTAGTAGGGACATATTCCTCTTTGGGAAATCATCTGGAGGCTTCGGATCTATATCTCTGGTGCTTGATCGCCCAGACCTCTACGCAGGTTTCATAGACATATCTGGTGATTCATATTTTTCTTATTGTTATATGCCAGATTTTTCTACTGCCTATATGGAAATAAGGGAATCGGGCATTGACGGATTTATTGATTCATACAGAAAAAGCTACACCCACACGCAGAACCAGATAACAGCTTACAATGTTATTGCAATGGCAGCATTTTACTCTCCTGAGAACACAACCATAAGACTTCCCTTTTCCATTGAAACCGGTGAACTTAATCATGAAATCTGGGAAAGATGGCTTAAATTCGATCCTGTAAACAGGCTTGTAAACGAAATAGACAGGTTAAAGGGAAAAAAGATTATACTGCAAACAGGCAATCATGATGAATTTAGAATAAATATCGGCATGAATATTATACACAATAAATTAGAAAAAAGCAATATGGAACATGTATACAAAGAATATCCTGCAGGCCATTTTAACACCAATTACTTCTATCTTGACTCTTTCCCAGAAATTCTCAAAAATTATAAATGA
- a CDS encoding UbiA family prenyltransferase produces MNKWLKITRPVNGFMGFFSIYIVGFIAVNIHIARFLLPISLGAISVFLVTAGGNIINDISDLETDRSNHPDRPLPSGTISRKAAYYMAVSFFIAGFIVSLFVSLFISSIVVLVEVLLVSYEFKTKKMGLPGNITISLLIGMIFLYGGFITDTLSKMILLFFLAFFSNMSREIMKDIEDINGDIDRNTLPKRIGIPRAKIVSGSFIVLTIVVSFLPYYFHILSIYYLYAVLLDDMLFALTLIYLYKNVSKGQQISKVAMIWGMACFLLGGF; encoded by the coding sequence ATGAATAAATGGCTAAAAATCACAAGACCAGTAAATGGTTTTATGGGATTTTTCTCAATATACATAGTAGGCTTCATAGCTGTGAACATACATATAGCCAGATTCTTACTTCCAATTTCCCTGGGTGCCATAAGTGTATTTCTGGTCACTGCTGGCGGGAATATTATAAATGATATAAGTGACCTTGAAACAGACCGTTCCAATCATCCTGACAGGCCCCTTCCGTCCGGTACAATTTCTCGAAAGGCTGCATACTATATGGCAGTTTCATTCTTCATTGCAGGATTTATTGTTTCTTTATTTGTATCATTGTTTATCAGTTCTATTGTGGTACTGGTAGAGGTATTACTGGTTAGCTATGAGTTTAAAACTAAAAAAATGGGTTTGCCTGGGAACATCACAATAAGCCTCCTTATAGGTATGATATTTCTCTATGGCGGATTCATAACAGATACGCTTTCCAAGATGATTTTATTATTCTTTCTGGCATTTTTTTCCAACATGTCCCGTGAAATTATGAAGGATATAGAGGATATAAATGGAGACATTGATAGAAATACTCTCCCGAAGAGAATTGGCATACCCAGGGCCAAGATAGTTTCCGGGTCATTTATTGTCCTTACTATTGTTGTATCATTTCTTCCCTATTATTTTCACATACTCTCTATATACTATCTTTATGCTGTTCTATTAGACGACATGCTCTTTGCCCTCACCCTGATTTACCTGTATAAAAATGTATCAAAGGGGCAGCAGATATCGAAAGTTGCCATGATATGGGGCATGGCATGCTTCCTGCTAGGTGGTTTTTAA
- the ribA gene encoding GTP cyclohydrolase II translates to MLEFYSKAKLPTRFGEFEIYVFKNDENKDHAVLVHGDVKGKENVPVRIHSECLTGDVFGSMRCDCRDQLLTSLKYIGKQDYGMLIYLRQEGRGIGLLNKIRAYHLEDSGLDTVEANIEQGLPADNRTYTFATDVIKYFKIKSVQLMTNNPEKIKFLEDNGIKIVKRIPLIIEPTEFDKFYLETKKDKMGHLL, encoded by the coding sequence ATGTTAGAATTTTATTCTAAGGCTAAATTACCCACCAGATTCGGTGAATTTGAAATATACGTTTTCAAAAATGATGAAAATAAGGATCATGCAGTTTTGGTACACGGAGATGTAAAAGGCAAGGAAAATGTACCGGTAAGAATACACTCAGAATGCCTGACTGGGGATGTGTTCGGATCAATGAGATGTGATTGCAGGGATCAGCTTTTGACATCATTGAAATATATAGGAAAACAGGATTATGGCATGCTCATATATCTCAGACAGGAAGGGCGCGGCATTGGGCTGCTAAATAAAATCAGGGCATATCACCTGGAAGATAGTGGACTGGATACTGTGGAGGCAAATATAGAACAGGGTCTTCCTGCCGATAACAGAACGTACACTTTTGCAACCGATGTTATCAAATATTTCAAAATAAAATCTGTCCAGCTAATGACCAATAACCCTGAAAAAATTAAATTCCTGGAGGACAACGGAATAAAAATTGTAAAGAGGATTCCACTCATAATAGAGCCCACAGAATTCGATAAGTTTTATTTAGAAACAAAGAAGGATAAGATGGGCCATCTGCTCTAA
- a CDS encoding carboxymuconolactone decarboxylase family protein, whose product MDANKKLQEVNRVIMEADKDNKDFTSSFMNFMGATMKNGSLDTKTKEFLALALGIAARCEWCISYHVNEALKAGATRKELMEVGYVTVLMYGSQALMEMNSLIDAINQFEKK is encoded by the coding sequence ATGGACGCAAACAAAAAATTACAGGAAGTTAACAGGGTTATAATGGAAGCAGATAAGGATAACAAAGATTTCACCAGCTCCTTTATGAATTTTATGGGGGCAACAATGAAAAATGGGTCCCTGGATACAAAAACAAAGGAATTCCTGGCACTTGCACTGGGAATAGCTGCAAGATGCGAATGGTGCATTTCATATCATGTGAATGAGGCATTAAAGGCAGGAGCCACCAGAAAGGAGTTAATGGAAGTGGGCTATGTAACAGTACTGATGTATGGCTCACAGGCACTAATGGAAATGAATAGTTTAATTGATGCAATAAACCAGTTTGAAAAAAAATGA
- a CDS encoding bifunctional 5,10-methylenetetrahydrofolate dehydrogenase/5,10-methenyltetrahydrofolate cyclohydrolase, translating to MLLDGKNVANEKMSRIRTEIDAIKDKYKINPALRLLQVGNDPASTIYANSKIKRGKRLGIEVELERFDTINQSDFVDHIKSINARDDINGIMIESPLPDGMNFYDAVNNISFYKDSDGMTAYNQGNLAMKNEMIAPATARAVVDILEYYNIEEKRACIINRSPVVGRPLSMLLLNRDYTVTVCHSKTPDLRAVCMENNVVIVAVGIPEFLDKTYVTEESTVVDVGINYSGEKISGDADFPALEGIVKNITPVPGGVGIVTATDIFENFLNGLKFQLKNIK from the coding sequence ATGTTGCTTGATGGGAAAAACGTTGCAAATGAGAAAATGTCCAGGATCAGAACCGAAATTGATGCTATAAAGGATAAGTATAAGATTAATCCAGCATTGCGCCTACTTCAGGTGGGCAATGACCCTGCAAGTACTATTTATGCCAATTCAAAGATTAAAAGGGGAAAAAGGCTGGGCATTGAGGTAGAACTTGAAAGATTTGATACAATAAACCAGTCTGATTTTGTAGATCATATAAAATCTATTAATGCCAGGGATGATATAAATGGTATTATGATTGAATCGCCATTACCTGACGGAATGAATTTTTATGACGCCGTGAACAATATAAGTTTTTACAAGGACTCTGATGGAATGACAGCTTATAATCAGGGAAACCTTGCAATGAAAAATGAAATGATAGCACCTGCCACCGCCAGGGCGGTGGTTGATATACTTGAATATTATAATATAGAGGAAAAACGTGCATGCATAATCAACAGGTCCCCTGTTGTGGGGCGCCCCCTTTCAATGCTTCTTCTTAATAGGGATTATACAGTTACTGTATGCCACAGTAAAACACCTGATCTTAGGGCAGTTTGCATGGAGAACAATGTTGTTATAGTAGCCGTGGGGATTCCTGAATTTCTGGATAAAACTTACGTAACAGAGGAATCCACTGTTGTAGATGTGGGTATTAACTATTCCGGTGAAAAGATATCAGGCGATGCTGATTTCCCTGCCCTGGAGGGTATTGTGAAGAATATTACACCTGTCCCAGGCGGGGTTGGGATTGTTACAGCAACAGACATATTCGAAAATTTTCTTAACGGACTTAAATTTCAGCTTAAAAATATTAAATAA
- a CDS encoding kinase: MIITKTPLRIGLVGGSTDIPEYYRKYGGLLVSAAINKYIYIIVNKKFDHKIRVSYSKTEIVDTVEEIRHPSVREAMKLLDIDGGIEILSVSDIPSTGTGLGSSSTFLVGLLNALHAYKSEFASRERLAEEAIEIERNILREPGGMQDQYMASFGGINMLKFNENDSVYVNPVTLDHDKLEKLKDNMALLYTGIDHNSGEIHHNIRKEITSHLDEYEKMKGYSQDFYHYLYDMDIKKLGTILDHNWHSKKLLYEKISTPAIDEYYARALKLGAYGGNLIGAGGGGFLVFIVDSWNRKKLDELGLRNIDFDFDFEGSRIIYFSE, from the coding sequence ATGATTATAACTAAAACTCCACTGAGAATAGGCCTTGTGGGAGGAAGCACTGACATACCAGAATATTATCGTAAATACGGTGGGCTGCTGGTTTCGGCTGCCATAAATAAATACATATATATTATTGTAAATAAAAAGTTCGATCACAAAATCAGGGTATCGTATTCAAAGACTGAGATAGTGGATACTGTTGAAGAGATCAGGCACCCCAGTGTTAGGGAGGCCATGAAGCTTCTTGACATAGATGGCGGGATCGAAATACTCAGCGTCTCAGATATACCATCCACTGGCACAGGTCTTGGTTCTAGCTCCACATTTCTTGTTGGCCTTCTGAACGCCTTGCATGCATATAAGTCTGAATTTGCCAGCAGGGAAAGGCTTGCAGAGGAAGCTATTGAAATTGAAAGGAATATACTCCGGGAACCTGGAGGAATGCAGGACCAGTACATGGCATCATTCGGAGGAATCAATATGCTTAAATTCAATGAGAATGATTCAGTTTATGTCAATCCGGTTACCCTTGATCATGATAAACTGGAAAAATTGAAGGACAATATGGCCCTGCTTTATACTGGAATAGACCATAATTCCGGGGAGATCCATCATAATATAAGGAAGGAGATAACTTCACACCTGGATGAATATGAAAAAATGAAGGGGTATTCACAGGATTTTTACCATTATTTATATGACATGGATATTAAAAAATTAGGTACAATTCTTGATCATAACTGGCATTCAAAGAAATTGCTATATGAGAAAATATCCACGCCTGCCATTGATGAGTATTACGCCAGGGCACTGAAGCTTGGGGCTTACGGGGGCAATCTCATAGGTGCTGGAGGAGGAGGATTCCTTGTATTCATTGTGGATAGCTGGAACAGGAAAAAACTTGATGAACTGGGTCTAAGAAACATTGATTTCGATTTCGATTTTGAAGGCTCCAGGATAATTTACTTTTCTGAATAA
- a CDS encoding SIS domain-containing protein yields MDLEAYKEEGIKARKNIDNSQIKRIANDIVRTFKNGGKLLVFGNGGSAADAQHFVAELTGHFIKERIPLPAIALTTNTSALTAIGNDYSYRDIFSRQVKALCTGADYVVGISTSGNSENVITAIKEANIIGAYTLGFTGKTGGKLTGICREVFHADTDTTSIIQEVHITAIHMICALIDENY; encoded by the coding sequence ATGGATCTTGAAGCTTATAAGGAAGAGGGCATCAAAGCCAGGAAAAATATAGATAATTCTCAAATTAAGAGGATAGCCAATGATATTGTCCGTACATTCAAAAATGGTGGAAAACTGCTAGTTTTCGGCAATGGTGGATCCGCTGCAGATGCACAGCATTTTGTAGCTGAGCTTACGGGGCATTTCATAAAGGAAAGAATACCGCTTCCAGCAATTGCACTTACAACAAACACATCTGCACTTACCGCTATTGGCAATGATTATTCTTACAGGGACATATTTTCAAGGCAGGTAAAAGCCCTTTGCACCGGCGCAGATTATGTTGTGGGAATAAGTACTTCTGGCAATTCAGAAAATGTGATCACAGCTATAAAGGAGGCAAATATAATTGGGGCATACACTCTTGGATTTACCGGCAAAACTGGAGGAAAACTCACAGGAATATGCCGGGAGGTTTTTCATGCGGATACAGACACAACATCCATCATACAGGAGGTGCACATAACTGCAATACATATGATATGTGCATTGATTGATGAGAATTATTGA